In the genome of Synergistaceae bacterium, the window ACTCTTTCACGTTTTGTAAATTTCTTAGTCGTAAGAGTCGCTAAAATATTAAAAAATGTCATCAATATCGGCAATATATTAATTCCAGCTAATAAAGCATCAGGCTTTGATAAATCTTTTATCCCGAAAAATGACACTCCTTTGAGAATCTCAAGCTCAGACAGCATTATATAAGCAGCCATTAACGGTAAAAGCTGCACAAATAAATCAAGCCCGGATCTTATCGCATAAATCGGATTATATGAATATCTCTTATAAAGCGCGCTTAATTCCTCGTGCTGTTCGACTCCGTGAAAATTTTGTTTTATCTCGGCAATCTGAGGCGATAAAATATTTTGTATTCTGCGTTCCTTGTCCTGAATTCTTGAAGCCCATAAAGTAAACGGCCTTAACAATATATTCATTACGACTGAAAGAATCATTAACGAGATTCCCAGATTTCCAGCAAAATAATTTATGTATAAATAAATCGAGCGCAATATTATAATTAACGGCTCAATGAAAATATTATACAGCATTATTCTTGACTCCCTTCTTTAGCTTTGCTGATTAAATAGTCCGCTATGTGTTCGCCAGCTGTGCCTAAGTTCGCTATGTTCTCTCTAACAAATTCGCTGATTGATGAAAGATTTTCGGATTTAAGAGAGTCTCTTACTATTTCAGAAATATTATTTATTTCACTGGCTTTAATGGGCACGCATAATTTATCAGCAAGTGATTTCATATCATCGGGAAGTTCGCTGATTTCAAATGAGTCAAGATTCTGGGCTTTGACTTCAAGAGCTATAACGGGTCTCTCATAAATTACGGCGTAATCAACTTTTATCGCTGAAGTGTCAGAAATTAACAAATCTGCTCGTGATAGAGACTCTGCGGGGCTTTGATTATAGTCCCATTTTGCACAGGGTAAAGAGTCAATTAATTTTTTTGCTTTATCGAGTAATTCGGGCTCGGCCTT includes:
- a CDS encoding YidC/Oxa1 family membrane protein insertase, which translates into the protein MLYNIFIEPLIIILRSIYLYINYFAGNLGISLMILSVVMNILLRPFTLWASRIQDKERRIQNILSPQIAEIKQNFHGVEQHEELSALYKRYSYNPIYAIRSGLDLFVQLLPLMAAYIMLSELEILKGVSFFGIKDLSKPDALLAGINILPILMTFFNILATLTTKKFTKRERV